A window of the Desulfopila inferna genome harbors these coding sequences:
- a CDS encoding sigma-54-dependent transcriptional regulator, with protein sequence MGKMLIIDDDIEACETIESLISRLSHLCDKAHSIAAGRKMLAENGYDVVFLDVGLPDGSGLEMLSEIMKIEDAPEVIILTGKGDADGAELAIKGGVWDYLLKPSSVREITLTLNRALKYRAEKEIKDERENLVYRPVVGTSQGIEASLRLTQKAAGSDVNVLITGETGTGKELFARTIHENSRRAKKKFVVVDCASLPASLVESTLFGHVKGAFTGAQKDTLGLVKIADGGTLFLDEIGEMPLSLQKVFLRVLQEHCFRPVGGSHEDTSDFRLIAATNRDLDAMVDKGRFRSDLFFRIKTMRIRLPALRHRLEDIVPLLNSRMTHLCDQYGLAKKELADDFITTLTSYSWPGNVRELFNILERSMVDAGDEKTLFAVHLSRELRIQVAKSQIEKMTGREILAGDDDMFNNEGVRKIGQKIFEDIFDRELPHLKEFKNTAEKIYLSELMRQCGGELPEILQKSGLSRSHFYALLKKYGLNL encoded by the coding sequence ATGGGGAAAATGCTCATTATTGATGATGACATTGAAGCGTGTGAGACCATAGAAAGTCTTATTTCGAGATTGTCCCACCTGTGCGATAAGGCACATTCGATTGCTGCCGGTAGAAAGATGCTGGCCGAAAACGGATATGACGTAGTCTTTCTTGATGTTGGACTTCCGGATGGCAGCGGTCTTGAAATGCTCTCTGAAATCATGAAAATCGAGGATGCGCCCGAAGTAATAATACTCACCGGCAAAGGTGATGCCGACGGTGCAGAATTGGCGATCAAGGGAGGGGTATGGGATTATCTTCTTAAACCCTCAAGCGTGCGTGAGATTACTCTCACCTTGAACAGAGCGCTGAAATACAGGGCTGAAAAAGAGATAAAAGACGAAAGGGAAAATCTTGTCTACAGGCCTGTGGTGGGAACCAGCCAGGGCATTGAAGCAAGTCTGCGGCTGACTCAAAAAGCAGCCGGATCAGATGTGAATGTACTCATAACCGGAGAAACAGGAACAGGGAAAGAGCTTTTTGCCAGAACGATCCATGAAAACAGTCGCAGGGCGAAAAAGAAATTTGTCGTTGTCGACTGTGCCTCTTTGCCGGCCTCTCTCGTCGAGTCAACTCTATTCGGCCACGTCAAGGGCGCCTTCACTGGTGCTCAAAAAGATACACTGGGCCTGGTCAAAATAGCAGATGGCGGCACTCTCTTTCTCGATGAGATAGGTGAAATGCCGTTGTCTCTGCAGAAAGTTTTTTTAAGGGTTCTGCAGGAACACTGCTTCAGGCCGGTGGGTGGTTCCCATGAAGATACCAGTGATTTTCGCCTGATTGCCGCTACCAACAGAGATCTCGATGCAATGGTGGATAAGGGGCGGTTTCGCAGCGATCTTTTTTTCCGGATCAAGACCATGCGCATACGTTTGCCTGCCCTGCGTCATCGTCTCGAAGATATAGTCCCTCTGCTCAACTCGAGGATGACGCATCTCTGCGACCAATATGGTCTTGCGAAAAAAGAGCTGGCGGACGATTTTATCACCACTCTGACAAGTTACTCATGGCCCGGCAATGTCAGGGAATTATTCAATATTCTTGAACGTTCCATGGTGGACGCCGGTGACGAGAAAACCCTTTTTGCAGTGCATCTCTCCCGTGAATTACGGATTCAAGTGGCCAAAAGTCAGATTGAGAAAATGACCGGCAGGGAGATACTGGCCGGCGATGACGACATGTTTAACAATGAGGGTGTCCGAAAAATCGGACAAAAAATTTTCGAAGACATTTTCGATCGAGAACTTCCTCACCTTAAGGAATTTAAAAATACTGCGGAAAAAATTTATCTTAGTGAGCTTATGAGGCAATGCGGGGGAGAGTTGCCCGAAATACTGCAAAAATCCGGTTTATCTCGTTCTCATTTTTACGCCCTTTTGAAAAAGTATGGCTTGAATCTTTGA
- a CDS encoding hybrid sensor histidine kinase/response regulator, which translates to MMHKYRKLFHLLIFVLLISVNCTEAKEKKNVLHINSYHHGYEWSDEIFHGIRSGLAGSEKYKVDLQVEYMDTKKYLYDPVNISLFKLYQEKFKNEDFDVIIVSDNHAYNFVIEHREALFKGIPLVFCGMNNYEQTDVSSGNLTGIVENFDLVRTLKIARKLHPDKTKMVVVGDQSMTGRSIEQQVYTMLRKYDSRLEVEFWFKLSLEETKQKVERLADDTFLFFTPWYQTVRGKFYTAEEVMEDVYAHSSVPIYTTWEFLLGHGAVGGSLLSGLSHGKMAAEMALRILDGERTDDIPVVVEPSGIYKFDYNVMQKLNINQKSLPQGSIIINSPKAFYELPKELFWTIMVSFLMLVIVLLFLTFIMAERRKVQRKVQEQLSFQETLMDTIPQLVSWKDTTGRYLGANQSFTEFFGIGTPVGMISKSTEDVISDNEYVEWSVKTDNAVVQQQREFRKLRKKITDHGGNIGWLEVNKVPLRNQSGRIIGVLTSAENVTREQNLEKQLMQSQKMEAIGTLAGGIAHDFNNILTSILNSTELALGDVEDDSQTARDLKRVLKAARRGSRVVKQILSFSRPSKEGFRQTDLGLVCHEVLSLMDASLPSNIRVQSKILSSGVMVEADPTQMHQAILNLCTNAFHALQESGGNLYVYVEKALVGSELAESMNISAGEYLKLTVADDGPGIDATIIGNIFDPFFSTKDITEGTGLGLSVVHGIVMGHRGGIRVESETGRGTRFEIYLPLSGMIKFEVDEVKNTSQAEGLSILFVEDDEDQLNSVPRVLQSLGHKVVGVRDPRKAVDLAMGREKKFDLVISDYDMPAMRGTALAEKLPHLPCIIVSGRNDAIAASVHVKNIKKVMIKPYDKAELQGILNSIFDQE; encoded by the coding sequence ATGATGCATAAATACCGGAAACTTTTTCACCTGTTAATTTTTGTGTTGCTGATATCGGTAAATTGTACCGAAGCTAAAGAGAAGAAAAATGTGCTTCACATCAACTCTTACCACCATGGCTATGAATGGTCCGATGAAATCTTCCATGGCATCCGTTCAGGTCTGGCCGGGAGTGAAAAATACAAGGTTGATCTGCAGGTTGAATATATGGATACCAAAAAATACCTCTACGACCCTGTCAATATCAGCCTGTTCAAGTTGTATCAGGAAAAATTCAAGAATGAGGATTTTGATGTAATTATCGTCTCCGACAATCATGCCTACAATTTTGTGATAGAGCACAGGGAAGCCTTATTCAAAGGCATTCCACTGGTCTTCTGCGGCATGAATAATTATGAGCAGACCGATGTTTCTTCAGGTAATCTTACCGGTATTGTTGAGAATTTTGATTTAGTCCGTACTCTTAAAATTGCCAGAAAGCTGCATCCGGATAAAACGAAAATGGTGGTGGTCGGGGATCAGTCAATGACCGGAAGATCCATAGAACAGCAGGTTTATACCATGCTGAGAAAATATGACTCCCGGTTGGAGGTGGAGTTCTGGTTTAAGCTGTCGCTTGAAGAAACCAAGCAAAAAGTAGAAAGATTGGCGGATGACACCTTTCTTTTCTTTACTCCGTGGTACCAGACGGTCAGAGGTAAGTTTTACACGGCAGAGGAAGTGATGGAGGATGTTTATGCCCACTCTTCCGTTCCAATTTATACAACCTGGGAATTTCTGCTTGGTCATGGTGCTGTGGGCGGTAGCCTTTTATCCGGGTTGAGTCATGGAAAAATGGCGGCAGAGATGGCCCTGCGCATACTCGATGGCGAGCGCACCGATGATATTCCAGTCGTGGTAGAGCCTTCCGGAATATATAAGTTCGACTATAACGTCATGCAAAAGCTTAATATAAATCAGAAATCCCTGCCTCAGGGATCTATAATCATCAATAGCCCAAAAGCCTTTTACGAACTTCCCAAAGAGCTGTTCTGGACCATCATGGTTAGCTTTCTGATGCTGGTCATCGTCTTGTTGTTCCTGACATTCATCATGGCAGAGCGGCGCAAGGTTCAACGCAAGGTCCAGGAGCAGCTCTCTTTCCAGGAAACGCTTATGGATACCATTCCTCAGCTGGTGTCCTGGAAAGATACCACGGGAAGATATCTGGGTGCCAATCAGAGTTTTACTGAATTTTTTGGAATCGGGACGCCGGTAGGCATGATCAGCAAATCCACCGAGGATGTGATTAGTGATAATGAATATGTTGAATGGTCGGTTAAGACGGATAATGCCGTGGTCCAACAGCAGCGGGAGTTTCGCAAGCTGAGAAAAAAAATTACCGATCATGGTGGCAATATCGGATGGCTGGAGGTCAATAAAGTACCATTGCGCAATCAAAGCGGCCGGATAATAGGGGTATTGACCAGTGCTGAAAATGTAACCAGGGAGCAGAATCTGGAAAAGCAGCTGATGCAGTCCCAGAAAATGGAGGCAATTGGTACACTGGCAGGGGGAATCGCTCATGATTTCAATAATATTCTGACTTCGATCCTGAACTCTACAGAGCTGGCATTGGGTGACGTTGAAGATGACTCGCAGACAGCTCGGGATCTGAAGCGTGTTCTGAAAGCGGCCAGAAGAGGAAGCCGCGTCGTCAAACAGATCTTATCTTTCAGCAGACCTTCAAAAGAAGGGTTCAGGCAGACGGATCTCGGCCTGGTTTGTCACGAAGTTTTAAGCCTTATGGATGCCTCTCTGCCGTCAAATATCAGGGTGCAGTCCAAAATACTCTCAAGCGGGGTAATGGTTGAAGCCGATCCCACCCAGATGCATCAGGCCATCCTTAATCTCTGCACCAATGCTTTCCATGCCCTGCAGGAGAGTGGCGGCAATCTTTATGTGTACGTCGAGAAGGCACTGGTTGGCTCAGAACTTGCAGAAAGCATGAATATCTCTGCGGGGGAGTATCTCAAGCTCACCGTGGCCGATGATGGACCGGGAATAGATGCGACGATCATAGGAAATATCTTCGATCCATTTTTTTCAACCAAAGATATCACCGAAGGAACCGGACTGGGATTGTCCGTTGTCCATGGTATCGTCATGGGCCACCGTGGCGGTATACGGGTGGAGAGTGAAACAGGTAGAGGCACACGATTTGAAATTTATCTTCCCCTGAGCGGCATGATTAAATTTGAAGTAGATGAGGTCAAGAATACCAGTCAGGCCGAAGGCTTATCTATTCTCTTTGTAGAGGATGACGAGGACCAGCTGAATTCGGTACCGAGAGTTCTGCAAAGCCTCGGCCATAAGGTAGTGGGGGTTCGTGATCCGCGTAAGGCCGTGGATTTAGCCATGGGAAGAGAAAAAAAATTCGACCTGGTTATCTCCGATTACGATATGCCCGCGATGAGAGGCACCGCGCTTGCAGAAAAACTCCCCCATCTCCCGTGCATTATCGTCTCCGGCAGAAATGACGCTATTGCCGCTTCGGTGCATGTTAAGAACATTAAAAAAGTAATGATAAAACCATATGATAAAGCAGAACTGCAAGGGATCTTGAATAGTATTTTCGATCAGGAGTAA
- a CDS encoding LutC/YkgG family protein — protein sequence MSEQQVYLQRFMEASRRVGAEVIELESLQMAVDYVASKVHGRTLIPETALSVKHDLKNLMMKSGIDVFAGKFREAGHVPAAGITFCNFAMADTGTVVLESTDEDVRLATTLPDVHFVIVDPEKILKDNLAAAQPMSAMHIGSEPRFIAYITGPSRTADIERVLTIGCHGPRELHILVVPSVSSDIMEM from the coding sequence ATGAGTGAACAACAGGTATATTTACAACGATTCATGGAGGCTTCACGCCGGGTTGGCGCTGAAGTAATTGAACTGGAAAGCCTGCAGATGGCAGTTGATTATGTGGCCTCCAAGGTACATGGCAGAACCTTGATTCCAGAAACAGCTCTAAGTGTAAAGCATGATCTCAAAAATCTTATGATGAAGTCCGGCATAGATGTGTTTGCCGGAAAGTTTCGTGAAGCCGGCCATGTGCCGGCTGCGGGAATAACCTTTTGTAATTTTGCCATGGCCGATACGGGAACCGTGGTTCTGGAAAGCACTGATGAGGATGTACGGCTTGCTACAACATTGCCTGATGTTCATTTTGTCATCGTTGATCCGGAAAAGATACTGAAAGACAATCTTGCCGCAGCCCAACCGATGAGTGCGATGCATATCGGCTCAGAACCGCGCTTTATTGCCTATATTACCGGACCAAGCAGAACGGCCGACATAGAAAGAGTCCTGACCATAGGCTGTCACGGTCCCCGTGAGCTTCACATACTGGTAGTTCCCTCTGTTTCAAGTGATATCATGGAAATGTAG
- a CDS encoding TRAP transporter large permease, with the protein MTPELMTFLMFATLVAAIIVGHPLAVTLAVVATVFGLIDNGFNVPGLLDLFVNNSWGIFLNYTLVAIPLFIFMAQILDRSKVSEGLFDALYIVLGGMRGGLGLAVIVVSTVFAATTGIIGASVVAMGLMAGPALLRRGYERGLAAGIICSSGTLGILIPPSIMLVVYGGLTGLKETSVGNLFAAAIFPGLLLSGLYLSYVFIRCSINPKLGPPIPREDRTATVLQKITMTAKNFVPPFGLILVVMGTILAGMATPTEAAALGAVGAMILALIYRKLNWEVITLAAGATARTTAMIMALFIGGKLFSVVFLSMGGGDVVADLLLGMDVSPYVVLAIMMAVVFFLGMFIDWAAILLVVVPIFTPIAMDLYFDPLWFAMLVCVMLQTSFLTPPFGYALFYFKGVAPEEYTMGDIYRGIVPFVLLQIVGLALMIAFPPIITWLPDLFFGR; encoded by the coding sequence ATGACCCCCGAACTCATGACTTTCCTGATGTTTGCCACCCTGGTGGCTGCCATTATTGTTGGACACCCTTTGGCGGTAACCCTCGCAGTGGTTGCCACCGTTTTCGGTCTGATTGATAATGGCTTCAATGTTCCCGGACTGCTAGACCTTTTTGTCAACAACTCCTGGGGAATTTTCTTAAACTATACGCTGGTTGCCATTCCACTTTTTATATTTATGGCGCAGATTCTCGACCGCTCCAAAGTTTCGGAAGGACTTTTCGATGCCCTGTATATCGTATTGGGCGGCATGCGAGGCGGGCTTGGGCTTGCTGTTATCGTTGTGTCAACCGTCTTTGCCGCCACAACCGGAATTATCGGCGCCTCTGTGGTCGCCATGGGGCTGATGGCAGGCCCTGCTCTTCTGCGGCGTGGCTATGAAAGAGGTCTGGCCGCCGGTATTATCTGTTCTTCCGGTACACTGGGTATTCTTATTCCGCCAAGTATCATGCTGGTGGTGTATGGTGGTCTTACAGGATTGAAGGAAACCTCGGTTGGTAATCTCTTTGCCGCTGCTATCTTTCCGGGTCTGCTTCTCTCCGGCCTTTATCTGAGCTATGTTTTTATACGCTGTTCCATCAATCCGAAGCTCGGTCCGCCGATTCCACGAGAAGACCGTACCGCCACAGTCCTGCAGAAAATCACCATGACCGCAAAGAATTTTGTTCCACCCTTTGGTCTGATTCTGGTGGTTATGGGGACTATCCTGGCCGGCATGGCCACTCCCACGGAAGCCGCAGCTCTCGGCGCCGTTGGAGCAATGATACTCGCCCTTATCTATCGTAAGTTAAATTGGGAAGTTATTACTCTTGCTGCGGGAGCAACCGCCCGTACCACAGCCATGATTATGGCGCTCTTCATTGGTGGAAAGTTGTTCAGTGTGGTATTCCTCAGTATGGGTGGCGGTGATGTGGTCGCCGATTTGCTTCTTGGTATGGATGTCAGCCCCTATGTCGTTCTGGCAATTATGATGGCGGTTGTCTTTTTTCTCGGTATGTTCATTGACTGGGCGGCGATTCTGCTGGTAGTCGTACCTATTTTCACTCCTATAGCCATGGATCTCTATTTTGATCCGCTCTGGTTCGCCATGCTGGTCTGTGTTATGTTGCAGACGTCATTTCTGACCCCGCCGTTCGGGTATGCTCTCTTTTATTTTAAAGGAGTTGCCCCGGAAGAATACACCATGGGAGATATTTATCGCGGTATTGTTCCCTTTGTTCTTCTGCAGATTGTCGGGCTGGCACTGATGATAGCCTTCCCGCCAATCATCACCTGGCTGCCTGATCTTTTCTTTGGCCGTTAG
- the ldhH gene encoding L-lactate dehydrogenase (quinone) large subunit LdhH produces MADAAQYKKSIEDALNNPKLSEALHLFGDAYLIARENAFRGLDFEEMRTDLAKIKDEVRIRRKELLADFIRNAEAAGSRVFIAKDTKEANEYVINLAKQKKAKHIAKSKSMVSEEAHLNKALERAGIKASETDLGEWIVQLAGQRPSHMVMPAIHMFKEEVAELFSKETGKKQSPEIKSLVEVAREELRKEYFNADIGLTGANFLVADTGGIGLVTNEGNARLCATLPKVHVVFAGIHKLVRNMEDAIKITRLLPRNATGQLLTSYITWIRGAVPSHGERKEQHIVLIDGGREALYESEECRDALRCIQCGACANVCPVYQTVGGHVFGSIYISAIGIILAAFYEGLDKAKEITRACIGCRSCTAVCPSKIDLEEIILHLRGEVTREYGMGAVKNIAFKGIMKNRDLFHTMIKAAAKLQRPLTQKKAGDSVRVIRHLPMHFMAKDFTEWRDLPSIAAESFRDRFASIEQRVENPKYTVGLFIGCGADFVYPEVGVSLVKVLNHLGVEVVFPRGQNCCGIPVLYSGDMETGVYLARQSVKAFSEADVDYVLSVCPTCTMGVKRDFVERLADDPQWAEKARIVSEKTMDASAFLENVLDASQRLRGSDTHKNVTYHDSCHLKRGNNVWREPRALLKSSGYTIEEMKNSDRCCGFGGTYSFLSHPQISKQITRDKIETIVKTGAETVAMDCPGCMIMLKGGMGKAEPSIRCVHTIELLAEAIDNE; encoded by the coding sequence ATGGCCGACGCTGCCCAATATAAAAAAAGTATCGAAGATGCGCTGAACAATCCCAAACTCAGTGAAGCACTCCACCTTTTTGGAGACGCCTATCTCATTGCCCGTGAAAATGCCTTCCGAGGTCTTGATTTTGAAGAAATGCGCACCGACCTTGCCAAAATTAAGGATGAGGTGCGAATCAGGCGTAAAGAATTGCTGGCCGACTTCATCAGAAATGCCGAAGCTGCCGGTTCGCGTGTCTTCATAGCTAAGGATACCAAAGAAGCCAATGAATACGTTATCAATCTGGCCAAGCAGAAAAAGGCCAAGCATATCGCCAAATCCAAATCCATGGTTTCTGAAGAAGCGCACCTGAATAAAGCGCTGGAGCGGGCAGGCATTAAGGCCTCCGAGACCGATCTGGGTGAATGGATAGTGCAGCTGGCCGGGCAGCGTCCCTCGCATATGGTGATGCCCGCCATCCATATGTTTAAGGAAGAGGTGGCTGAGCTTTTCAGCAAAGAGACCGGAAAGAAGCAGTCTCCTGAGATAAAATCACTTGTCGAAGTCGCCCGGGAAGAGCTGCGAAAAGAATATTTTAATGCCGATATCGGACTTACCGGAGCCAATTTCCTTGTCGCCGATACCGGAGGGATAGGGCTGGTCACCAATGAAGGCAACGCCCGCCTTTGTGCCACCCTTCCCAAGGTGCATGTGGTCTTTGCCGGAATCCATAAGCTTGTGCGCAATATGGAGGATGCCATCAAGATTACCCGGTTGTTGCCGCGCAATGCCACAGGCCAGCTGCTGACTTCGTATATTACCTGGATTCGGGGAGCGGTGCCGTCCCATGGCGAACGCAAGGAGCAGCACATCGTTCTTATAGATGGCGGCAGAGAAGCGTTATATGAATCTGAGGAATGTCGCGATGCACTTCGCTGCATACAGTGCGGAGCCTGCGCCAATGTCTGTCCTGTATACCAGACGGTTGGCGGTCATGTATTCGGCAGCATCTATATTTCTGCCATAGGTATCATACTGGCCGCCTTTTATGAGGGGCTGGACAAGGCGAAGGAAATTACCCGGGCCTGTATCGGCTGCAGGTCATGTACCGCTGTTTGTCCCTCCAAGATAGATCTCGAAGAGATCATCCTACACCTGCGCGGGGAGGTTACCAGAGAATATGGGATGGGAGCGGTGAAAAACATAGCCTTCAAGGGCATAATGAAAAATCGCGATCTTTTTCATACCATGATAAAAGCAGCTGCAAAGCTGCAGCGGCCTCTGACGCAGAAAAAGGCAGGAGATTCCGTGCGGGTCATTCGGCATTTGCCTATGCATTTCATGGCCAAAGACTTTACCGAGTGGCGTGATCTTCCTTCAATCGCGGCAGAATCCTTCAGAGACCGGTTTGCTTCGATTGAACAGAGGGTAGAAAATCCAAAATATACGGTAGGACTTTTTATAGGATGCGGCGCCGATTTCGTTTATCCCGAGGTGGGGGTCAGTCTGGTAAAGGTGTTGAACCATCTTGGTGTTGAGGTGGTTTTCCCACGGGGTCAAAATTGTTGCGGCATTCCGGTGCTATATTCCGGCGATATGGAAACGGGTGTGTATCTTGCCAGACAGAGCGTCAAGGCCTTTTCAGAAGCGGATGTGGATTATGTGCTGAGTGTCTGCCCTACCTGCACCATGGGGGTGAAGCGGGATTTTGTTGAACGTCTTGCCGACGATCCGCAGTGGGCGGAGAAGGCAAGAATTGTTTCGGAAAAAACTATGGATGCCTCAGCTTTTCTTGAAAACGTCCTTGATGCATCTCAGCGATTAAGAGGATCAGATACGCATAAGAATGTTACATATCATGATTCCTGTCACCTCAAACGGGGCAATAATGTCTGGCGAGAGCCCAGAGCCTTGCTGAAGAGCAGCGGATATACCATCGAAGAGATGAAAAACAGTGACAGATGCTGCGGTTTTGGCGGAACCTATTCATTTTTAAGCCATCCGCAGATATCAAAACAGATCACCAGGGATAAAATCGAGACAATCGTCAAGACCGGTGCCGAAACAGTGGCGATGGACTGTCCCGGCTGTATGATCATGCTTAAAGGGGGGATGGGCAAAGCCGAGCCGTCCATCCGTTGTGTCCATACTATTGAGCTTCTTGCTGAAGCCATTGATAACGAATAA
- a CDS encoding TRAP transporter small permease subunit, with amino-acid sequence MQQIARIIDAVTEFVGFYSAYLILPLIGIVSYEVFMRYAIGAPTSWAFEMTVFVYGVHYMLALSYAHKHDGHVAIDVFQARLPEKSRRYVNIIANLVMFLPTIGLLTVWSFIYAASSWGMGERASSSWGPIIYPYKMIMAVGFLLFFLQGVAKLINDFRSLRN; translated from the coding sequence ATGCAACAGATTGCCCGCATTATTGACGCTGTCACTGAGTTTGTCGGGTTCTACTCTGCCTATCTGATCCTGCCGCTGATTGGAATAGTCAGCTATGAAGTTTTCATGCGCTACGCTATAGGTGCGCCGACTTCCTGGGCTTTTGAAATGACGGTATTCGTCTACGGAGTGCATTACATGCTCGCGTTAAGTTATGCCCATAAACACGATGGACATGTTGCAATTGATGTCTTTCAGGCGCGACTTCCTGAAAAATCTCGAAGATATGTCAATATCATCGCTAATCTGGTTATGTTTTTGCCGACGATAGGCTTGTTGACTGTCTGGTCCTTTATCTATGCGGCTAGTTCATGGGGAATGGGTGAGCGCGCTTCTTCTTCCTGGGGGCCGATAATTTATCCGTATAAGATGATTATGGCCGTCGGTTTTCTATTATTTTTTCTGCAGGGCGTAGCTAAACTGATTAATGATTTCCGCTCACTACGCAATTAG
- a CDS encoding TRAP transporter substrate-binding protein: MRRLGKFIGLALIASLVAAPSAFAKREKFGADKRHQEVQKELRTIKPSTETFRWKMVMPWSKGLLFYDMAQHFADSVKLASGGRLDIKLFSAGELVGAMESFDAVSKGSADIGHDWPGYWMGKNQNFNSFASVPFGLDYEGYNIWLYERGGLEQMQELYAQYNLYALPGGNGGQEMGLFSNKKATTMADFKGMRVRTPGWFMDILNNLGASVTPLPGGEVYLALERGVIDAAEFSSPAINYPMGFDEITKYVIEPGVHQPSVQCGLFINMDSWNKLPADLQWIVKMAAKETQLWSNAWQENLNIEAIKLFKESVEFVKMDDEAITEFAKVTKAYLDEVKAKYPDVKKTLDSQEQFKRDFAEWREIRSGITPWPIDDFIDGKRMQ, from the coding sequence ATGCGAAGACTTGGAAAGTTCATCGGCCTAGCACTTATCGCAAGCTTGGTGGCGGCACCCAGTGCATTTGCCAAGCGTGAAAAATTCGGTGCAGACAAGCGCCATCAGGAAGTTCAAAAAGAGTTGCGGACAATTAAGCCATCAACCGAAACCTTCCGCTGGAAAATGGTTATGCCCTGGAGCAAAGGTTTGCTGTTCTATGATATGGCCCAGCATTTTGCCGATTCCGTCAAGCTCGCTTCAGGCGGCCGTCTTGACATCAAACTGTTTTCCGCAGGCGAATTGGTCGGCGCCATGGAGTCTTTCGATGCTGTAAGCAAGGGTTCAGCCGATATCGGTCATGACTGGCCGGGTTACTGGATGGGAAAAAACCAGAACTTCAACTCCTTCGCCTCCGTCCCCTTTGGATTGGATTATGAAGGATACAACATCTGGCTTTATGAGCGTGGTGGCCTTGAGCAGATGCAGGAATTATATGCTCAGTACAACCTGTATGCCCTGCCCGGTGGAAACGGCGGCCAGGAGATGGGACTCTTTTCCAATAAAAAAGCCACTACAATGGCAGATTTTAAAGGTATGCGCGTTCGTACACCAGGCTGGTTCATGGATATATTGAACAACCTCGGTGCTTCTGTTACCCCACTGCCCGGCGGCGAAGTCTACCTTGCTCTTGAGCGCGGTGTTATTGATGCGGCAGAGTTCTCTTCTCCGGCCATCAACTATCCGATGGGTTTTGATGAGATCACCAAATACGTCATTGAACCCGGAGTGCATCAGCCTTCCGTACAATGTGGCCTCTTCATCAATATGGACTCCTGGAACAAGCTCCCTGCCGACCTCCAGTGGATCGTAAAAATGGCTGCCAAGGAAACCCAGCTCTGGTCAAACGCCTGGCAGGAAAACCTGAACATCGAGGCCATCAAACTGTTTAAAGAGAGTGTTGAGTTCGTTAAAATGGATGATGAGGCTATTACCGAATTTGCCAAAGTTACCAAAGCGTATCTTGATGAAGTCAAGGCTAAATATCCTGATGTAAAGAAAACTCTTGATTCTCAGGAACAGTTCAAGCGTGACTTTGCTGAATGGCGTGAAATCCGCAGCGGCATTACACCCTGGCCGATTGATGATTTCATCGATGGAAAGCGTATGCAGTAA